Proteins from a single region of Phormidium ambiguum IAM M-71:
- a CDS encoding polysaccharide lyase, which produces MKTKLPFLTSQKQKTLSICLLSLTLFSCNNPTETKTVLARPSSLTQNQNSDRQASVWANNFTDTNWMEEWGVKKSASWGLKNIEVMENSESKITKYLRVRYPAGSASPTVSRKKEAPLGGAQFFAHLNMQPRDALRLSYYVRFSNNFDFVKGGKLPGLFGGKLNTGGKIPNGTNGFSTRYMWRRNGDGEVYAYLPTSRENGTSLGRGNWKFKPGNWHFIEQEVILNQPGKNDGRIRVWLDGKQVLDRDELNFRTTNDLKIEGILFSTFFGGGDPSWATPKDVYADFANFSVSSASY; this is translated from the coding sequence ATGAAAACAAAACTCCCTTTTTTAACCAGCCAAAAGCAAAAAACTTTAAGTATTTGCTTGCTCTCCCTAACTTTATTCAGTTGCAATAACCCCACAGAAACAAAAACAGTTCTTGCTCGACCTTCATCGCTCACCCAAAACCAAAATTCTGACCGCCAAGCATCTGTTTGGGCAAATAACTTCACCGATACTAATTGGATGGAAGAATGGGGCGTTAAAAAATCTGCTTCTTGGGGCTTAAAAAACATCGAAGTCATGGAAAATTCCGAAAGCAAAATTACTAAATATCTCAGAGTCCGCTATCCAGCAGGATCTGCTAGTCCCACAGTCTCCAGAAAAAAAGAAGCACCTTTAGGCGGCGCTCAATTTTTCGCTCACTTAAATATGCAACCCCGCGATGCTTTGCGCTTAAGTTACTACGTAAGATTTTCTAATAATTTTGACTTTGTAAAAGGTGGCAAATTACCCGGATTATTCGGGGGAAAACTTAACACCGGAGGCAAAATTCCTAACGGAACAAACGGATTTTCTACCCGCTATATGTGGCGGCGCAACGGTGATGGCGAAGTTTATGCCTATCTCCCTACCAGTAGAGAAAATGGCACTTCATTAGGTAGAGGTAACTGGAAATTTAAACCAGGAAATTGGCATTTTATTGAACAAGAAGTTATCCTCAATCAACCAGGAAAAAATGATGGCAGAATTCGGGTTTGGTTAGATGGTAAACAAGTACTCGATCGGGATGAATTAAATTTTCGCACTACCAATGATTTAAAAATTGAAGGCATTCTTTTTTCCACCTTTTTCGGTGGAGGAGATCCTTCTTGGGCAACACCTAAAGATGTCTATGCAGACTTTGCCAACTTTTCTGTATCTTCTGCAAGTTACTAA
- the rppB gene encoding two-component system sensor histidine kinase RppB, producing MNQNKLFNRTRTRLALSYAGVMGIILSLSGFGVYEAIAHAHRVAIDRELESVAGTLHDSIELKLKQPGVLEPIIKELLPNLCLTRSSCITEKVRSSHHVLSAINQGNYYIRFFDTSGQLIGIAGTHPEGLPLVLNKEKWQNLQDSKGNFHHQITISLHTRDYRDWGYFQVGRSLKDLNEYLNNVKWIMKLGLPTTLILVAVSSWWLAGLAMQPIYQSYRQIQQFTADAAHELRTPLAATQATIESAHSISNLDEKEIQEILETIARQNRRLIQLVADLLLLARLEQQATPKQFQVCCLDDIIGDLVEEFAALAISKSVNLTADIQVNKSLKVMGNEEQLYRLVSNLIINAIQYTPAKGQVTVILDSIDNQALIQIQDTGIGIPLVEQKRIFDRFYRVNSDRSRHTGGSGLGLAIAKAIIQSHKGSIQLQSELNKGSTFTIKLPLENTVQKSDRANYPFYLKWFS from the coding sequence ATGAATCAAAATAAACTATTTAACCGAACTCGCACTCGCTTGGCTTTATCTTATGCTGGAGTGATGGGAATAATTTTAAGTTTGTCGGGATTTGGTGTTTATGAAGCGATCGCTCATGCTCATCGTGTAGCGATCGATCGTGAGTTAGAATCTGTAGCTGGAACTCTTCATGACAGCATTGAATTAAAGTTAAAACAACCCGGAGTTTTAGAACCGATTATTAAGGAACTTTTACCCAATCTCTGTTTAACAAGATCTAGTTGTATAACAGAGAAGGTTCGTTCTTCTCATCACGTTCTCAGTGCTATTAATCAAGGGAATTACTATATTCGATTTTTTGATACTTCAGGACAATTAATTGGTATAGCTGGTACTCATCCAGAGGGTTTACCGTTAGTTCTAAATAAAGAGAAATGGCAAAATCTTCAAGATAGTAAAGGTAATTTTCATCATCAAATTACTATATCCTTGCATACCCGCGATTATCGTGATTGGGGATACTTTCAAGTCGGGCGCAGTCTCAAAGATTTGAATGAGTACCTCAATAATGTTAAATGGATTATGAAATTAGGATTACCAACCACGTTGATTTTAGTAGCTGTTTCTAGTTGGTGGTTAGCAGGTTTAGCAATGCAACCAATTTACCAATCTTACAGACAAATCCAACAATTTACAGCCGATGCTGCCCATGAGTTACGCACACCTTTGGCCGCAACACAGGCAACCATAGAATCTGCACATTCAATATCTAATTTGGATGAAAAAGAAATTCAAGAAATTCTCGAAACGATCGCTCGACAAAATCGCAGATTAATCCAATTAGTCGCTGATTTGTTACTCTTAGCGCGTTTAGAACAGCAAGCTACGCCAAAGCAATTTCAAGTTTGTTGTTTAGATGATATTATTGGTGATTTAGTTGAAGAATTTGCGGCTTTGGCTATTTCAAAATCAGTAAACTTAACTGCTGATATTCAAGTTAATAAGTCTTTGAAAGTTATGGGTAATGAAGAACAACTTTATCGCTTAGTTTCTAACTTAATTATTAATGCTATTCAATACACTCCCGCTAAGGGTCAAGTAACAGTTATATTAGATAGTATTGACAATCAAGCTTTAATTCAAATTCAAGATACAGGTATTGGTATTCCACTTGTTGAACAAAAACGAATTTTCGATCGCTTCTACCGCGTCAATAGCGATCGCTCTCGTCACACAGGCGGATCGGGATTAGGATTAGCGATCGCTAAAGCAATCATTCAATCCCACAAAGGCAGCATACAATTACAAAGTGAATTAAACAAAGGTAGCACTTTTACTATTAAATTACCCTTAGAAAATACAGTACAAAAAAGCGATCGGGCAAACTACCCCTTTTACCTAAAATGGTTCTCCTAA
- a CDS encoding AraC family transcriptional regulator: MSHKKSPDVDTNRENSLTELFIKPPRLSSRGKIWNGIGLEQHYLPPGETPEYSLEKFAITINLGQSFQIERIIDRHLQKGLMFTGAVGFCPPNTSQVIRWNRDTNILIVSLEDELLSSHAVELLGTDQYEMFPHLITQDALIYQMGLKLQEQLKTNSSDSRLYVESAATFLAVHILQNYSIQKAFIREYAGGLPKHQLKQAIDYIQSHLTQEISLDAIANYLGISRYHFCRLFKQSTGLSPHQYVIQQRVERAKQLLRRGKLSIAETAIACGFNHQSHLHRHFKRLTGTTPGSFLNS, encoded by the coding sequence ATGTCACACAAAAAATCACCAGATGTTGATACAAACCGTGAAAATTCCTTGACAGAGCTTTTTATCAAACCACCCAGGCTTTCTAGTAGGGGAAAAATATGGAATGGGATCGGTTTAGAACAGCACTATCTACCACCAGGAGAAACTCCTGAATATTCTCTGGAAAAATTTGCTATCACTATTAATCTTGGTCAGAGTTTTCAGATAGAAAGAATTATCGATCGACATCTGCAAAAAGGTTTAATGTTTACGGGTGCTGTAGGATTTTGTCCGCCGAACACTTCTCAAGTAATTCGTTGGAATAGAGATACTAACATCTTGATAGTTAGTTTAGAAGATGAATTACTGAGCAGTCATGCTGTAGAGTTATTGGGTACAGATCAATATGAAATGTTCCCTCATTTGATTACACAAGATGCTTTGATTTATCAAATGGGATTGAAACTTCAGGAACAGCTGAAAACTAATAGTTCAGATAGCCGTCTTTATGTTGAATCTGCTGCTACATTTTTGGCTGTTCATATTTTGCAAAATTACTCAATTCAAAAAGCTTTCATCCGGGAGTATGCTGGGGGTTTACCCAAACATCAGTTAAAACAAGCAATTGATTATATCCAGTCTCATTTAACACAGGAAATTTCCCTGGATGCGATCGCCAATTATCTCGGCATCAGTCGCTATCATTTTTGTCGTTTGTTTAAACAATCTACTGGTTTGAGTCCACATCAATATGTGATTCAACAGCGAGTAGAACGAGCGAAACAACTATTAAGGAGAGGTAAGTTGAGTATTGCTGAAACTGCGATCGCTTGTGGTTTTAACCATCAAAGTCATCTCCATCGCCACTTTAAACGGTTAACTGGTACTACACCAGGAAGTTTTCTCAATTCTTAG
- a CDS encoding peptidase domain-containing ABC transporter, with translation MKYPITIQHSEEDCGAACLATIAQYYGRKFAISRVREAVGTGQLGTTLLGLRRGAESLGFDTRSVKASPELIDRLNEVPLPAIIHWKGYHWVVLYGQRRNKYIVADPGVGIRYLTKQGLMEGWTNGVMLLLVIDEDRFYAQKSDRISGFSRFLKRVWNYQGLLAEVLLLNLAIGILSLALPILIQIITDEVIVRGDLQLLTVVAIGVMVAIVFSNVLQLVQSYLVAHFAQRLELGLALEFAQQILQLPLTYYESHRSGEIVSRLRDIREVNLLVSQVIISLPSGLFIAFLSLILMLTYSWKLTVAAIILAGLMTLSTFIFLPALQQKTRDVLVTDSENQGVLIETFKGALTLKASSAAPQAWDEMQGRLGRLANVTLRLLQIAIINNVFSSLISGIGSIAILWFGSVLVINQDLTIGQLLAFNAVNRNFTNFINTQINFMDEFARAKTATQRLNDIIDATPESSEDTQKEWVEIASNVEINCTNLNFHHVGRVALLKDFSVTIPGGKVTALIGKSGCGKSTLAKLIAGLYSSQSGNIRFGAYNLQDVSLECLRWQVILVPQEPHFWSRSIVDNFRFSYPQVSFEQIVIACQIVGADEFISQLPDKYKTVLGEFGANISGGQRQRLAIARGIVTDPPVLILDESTGALDPVTETEVLNRLLAYRQGKTTIIISHRPRVIQRADWIILLDQGELKLTGTPEELRQLPGEHLDFLNP, from the coding sequence ATGAAATATCCAATTACTATCCAACATAGTGAAGAAGATTGTGGTGCTGCTTGTCTCGCTACCATTGCTCAATATTACGGGCGAAAATTTGCGATTTCTCGCGTCAGAGAAGCAGTGGGTACCGGACAGTTAGGCACAACTCTTTTAGGATTAAGAAGAGGTGCGGAAAGTTTAGGATTTGATACTCGTTCAGTCAAAGCATCTCCTGAGTTGATCGATCGCCTAAATGAAGTCCCATTACCTGCAATTATTCATTGGAAAGGTTATCACTGGGTTGTTTTATACGGACAACGGAGAAATAAATATATTGTCGCCGATCCCGGAGTGGGTATTCGCTATTTAACCAAGCAAGGATTAATGGAAGGATGGACAAACGGTGTCATGTTACTTTTAGTAATAGATGAAGACCGTTTTTATGCCCAAAAGAGCGATCGCATTTCCGGTTTTTCCCGCTTCCTCAAACGAGTTTGGAACTATCAAGGACTTCTCGCAGAAGTATTGCTATTAAACTTAGCAATTGGCATTCTTTCCCTCGCTCTACCAATTTTAATCCAAATTATTACCGACGAGGTAATAGTTAGAGGAGATTTGCAGTTATTAACTGTTGTGGCTATTGGGGTGATGGTGGCGATCGTTTTCAGCAATGTATTACAATTAGTTCAATCTTATTTAGTTGCTCACTTCGCCCAAAGATTAGAATTAGGTTTAGCCTTAGAATTTGCTCAACAAATTTTACAACTACCTTTGACTTATTACGAATCTCATCGCAGTGGAGAAATAGTCAGTCGCCTGAGAGATATTCGGGAAGTTAATCTATTAGTTTCACAAGTAATCATCAGCTTACCAAGCGGATTATTTATTGCTTTTTTATCTTTGATTTTAATGCTAACCTACAGTTGGAAACTAACAGTAGCAGCCATTATTTTAGCTGGTTTAATGACTCTTTCTACCTTCATATTCTTACCCGCACTGCAACAAAAAACCCGTGATGTTTTAGTCACAGATTCGGAAAATCAAGGTGTTTTAATCGAAACTTTCAAAGGTGCATTAACTCTGAAAGCTTCCAGCGCCGCACCCCAAGCTTGGGACGAAATGCAAGGTCGTTTAGGTAGATTAGCTAATGTGACATTAAGGTTACTACAAATTGCCATTATTAACAATGTTTTTTCTAGCTTAATTTCTGGGATTGGTAGCATTGCTATTCTTTGGTTTGGCAGTGTTTTAGTAATTAACCAAGATCTAACTATTGGTCAATTATTAGCTTTTAACGCTGTGAATCGCAATTTTACCAACTTTATTAACACCCAAATCAATTTTATGGATGAATTTGCTAGAGCAAAAACAGCGACTCAGCGTTTAAATGACATCATTGATGCTACACCAGAAAGCTCAGAAGATACTCAAAAAGAATGGGTAGAAATTGCGAGTAATGTCGAAATTAATTGTACTAACCTCAATTTCCATCATGTTGGTAGAGTAGCGTTACTCAAAGATTTTTCAGTCACAATTCCAGGGGGAAAAGTTACGGCATTAATTGGTAAATCTGGTTGTGGTAAAAGTACCCTAGCCAAGCTAATTGCTGGTTTATATTCTTCCCAATCTGGAAATATTAGATTTGGGGCTTATAATCTACAGGATGTTTCTTTAGAGTGTCTCCGATGGCAGGTGATTTTAGTGCCACAAGAACCGCATTTTTGGAGTCGTTCAATTGTGGATAATTTTCGGTTTAGTTATCCACAAGTAAGTTTTGAACAAATTGTTATTGCTTGTCAAATCGTTGGTGCAGATGAATTTATTAGTCAGTTACCTGATAAATACAAAACTGTTTTAGGAGAGTTTGGCGCTAATATTTCGGGGGGACAAAGACAACGATTAGCGATCGCTCGTGGCATTGTCACCGATCCACCTGTGCTAATTTTAGATGAATCAACAGGCGCACTCGATCCTGTCACCGAAACCGAAGTTTTAAACCGACTTTTAGCTTATCGTCAAGGCAAAACCACAATTATTATTAGCCATCGTCCCAGAGTAATTCAACGAGCAGATTGGATTATTTTGTTAGATCAAGGTGAATTGAAACTAACAGGAACACCGGAAGAGTTGAGACAGCTTCCGGGAGAACATTTGGATTTTTTGAATCCGTAA
- a CDS encoding HlyD family efflux transporter periplasmic adaptor subunit, giving the protein MTTEINLDSVLKTESKSQYQVNPSFLQTAKADEFLPPISRWAIVGGLLLVGTMGTAIAYAAIAPYNVTVKAPATVRPAGELRIVEAATAGIVKQIAVKENQVVKQGEAIAFLDSSQLLTKQSQLEGNIQSYQLQLNQISAQINALENQLTAENRAIQRTIASAQADLSRKQKEYQEQNTSVLTEVQAAEANLKLAESEWQKSQEDLQKEQANLQTVIANLKAAEASLKAAISKLNRYSPLRKSGAISLDLLEEIKLAVDQQNQAVTGQKAALEVQRKVVESQSKTVARQEQAVAVAKAKLIGIQATLNPSNAAVVIASERIAEEKAKGEATLANLNKEREALVQRRVEIQNQINRDRQELQQLKEDIKKTIVRSPVSGTIFQLNLRNSGQNVESGTTIAQISPSSGKLIIKAKVAAQDIGKIALGQKSLMRVSAYPYPDYGVLSGKVSAIGPDTVIPQNNTIAQTPSYYEVNIQPEKSYLFKGDRTNESGCCQYPIQPGMEITANIITHQETILSFLLRKARLLADI; this is encoded by the coding sequence ATGACAACAGAAATAAATTTGGATTCCGTTCTTAAAACCGAATCAAAAAGTCAATATCAGGTGAATCCCAGTTTTCTCCAAACTGCTAAAGCGGATGAATTTTTACCTCCTATTAGTAGATGGGCAATTGTTGGCGGATTGTTATTAGTTGGAACAATGGGAACAGCGATCGCTTATGCGGCGATCGCTCCCTACAATGTTACTGTAAAAGCTCCCGCTACAGTTCGTCCTGCGGGAGAACTTCGGATTGTGGAAGCGGCGACAGCGGGAATAGTTAAACAAATTGCAGTTAAAGAAAATCAGGTAGTTAAACAGGGAGAGGCGATCGCTTTTCTAGATTCCTCACAACTTTTAACTAAACAAAGTCAACTCGAAGGAAATATTCAAAGTTACCAACTCCAATTAAATCAAATTTCTGCTCAAATCAACGCTTTAGAAAATCAATTAACCGCCGAAAATCGAGCTATTCAACGCACAATTGCTTCTGCTCAAGCTGATTTAAGCCGCAAACAAAAAGAGTATCAAGAACAAAACACTAGCGTACTTACAGAAGTGCAAGCAGCTGAAGCGAACTTGAAATTAGCTGAATCAGAATGGCAAAAATCTCAGGAAGATTTACAGAAAGAACAAGCAAATTTACAAACAGTTATTGCTAATTTAAAAGCAGCTGAAGCTAGTTTAAAAGCCGCAATTTCTAAACTTAATCGCTATTCACCTTTACGAAAATCTGGGGCAATTTCCCTGGATTTACTGGAAGAAATTAAGCTGGCGGTTGACCAACAAAATCAAGCAGTCACCGGACAAAAAGCTGCTTTAGAAGTACAAAGAAAAGTAGTTGAAAGCCAAAGTAAAACTGTGGCGAGACAAGAACAAGCGGTAGCTGTAGCCAAAGCTAAATTAATCGGAATTCAAGCTACTCTTAATCCTAGTAATGCAGCAGTTGTGATTGCTTCCGAACGAATAGCGGAAGAAAAAGCTAAAGGTGAAGCAACTTTAGCGAATTTAAATAAAGAACGCGAAGCTTTAGTCCAGCGTCGGGTGGAAATTCAAAATCAAATTAATCGAGATCGCCAAGAACTGCAACAATTAAAAGAAGATATTAAAAAAACTATTGTGCGTTCTCCTGTAAGCGGAACAATTTTTCAATTGAACTTACGAAATTCAGGACAAAATGTAGAATCAGGGACAACAATTGCTCAAATTTCTCCTAGTTCTGGTAAGTTAATTATTAAAGCTAAAGTAGCGGCTCAAGATATTGGAAAAATTGCGTTAGGACAAAAATCTTTAATGCGAGTTTCTGCTTATCCTTATCCTGATTATGGAGTTTTGTCTGGAAAAGTAAGTGCGATCGGTCCTGATACTGTGATTCCGCAAAATAATACTATTGCTCAAACTCCTTCATATTATGAAGTAAATATTCAACCGGAAAAAAGTTATTTATTTAAAGGCGATCGAACTAATGAATCAGGTTGTTGTCAGTATCCAATTCAACCAGGAATGGAAATAACAGCAAATATTATTACTCATCAAGAAACCATACTCTCATTTCTGCTCAGAAAAGCTCGGTTGCTCGCAGATATATAA
- the rppA gene encoding two-component system response regulator RppA: protein MRVLLVEDEPDLGAAIKRILQQEKYVVDWVQNGIEAWNYLSDEQTQYTLAIFDWLLPGISGLELCKKVRSQRNSLPILMLTAKDHEQDKVAGLDAGADDYLVKPFGMAELLARLRALQRRSPQLQPQKLTVGNLSLDYSTRTVCFQNSKGENQVISLTTKEFQLLEYFMKHPNFVLSTDQIRNQLWEMSAEPISNVVAAQVRLLRRKLAASNCPDLIETLHGMGYRFNPNL, encoded by the coding sequence ATGAGAGTTTTGCTAGTCGAAGATGAGCCAGATTTAGGTGCAGCGATTAAGCGAATTTTGCAGCAAGAAAAGTATGTGGTTGATTGGGTGCAAAATGGGATAGAAGCCTGGAATTATTTATCAGATGAACAAACACAATATACTCTGGCGATCTTTGATTGGTTATTACCAGGAATTTCAGGATTAGAGTTGTGCAAAAAAGTGCGATCGCAACGCAATTCTTTACCAATTTTAATGTTAACAGCTAAAGATCATGAACAAGATAAAGTTGCTGGATTAGATGCTGGCGCAGATGATTATTTGGTGAAACCTTTCGGAATGGCGGAACTTTTGGCGAGGTTAAGAGCACTGCAAAGGCGATCGCCTCAACTCCAACCCCAAAAACTAACAGTTGGAAATCTAAGTTTAGATTACAGCACTCGCACTGTTTGTTTTCAAAATAGTAAAGGTGAAAATCAAGTTATTTCTCTCACTACTAAAGAGTTTCAACTGTTGGAATATTTTATGAAACATCCTAACTTTGTTCTTAGTACCGATCAAATTCGGAATCAGTTGTGGGAAATGAGTGCAGAACCTATTAGTAATGTTGTGGCGGCGCAAGTACGTTTATTGCGGCGCAAATTAGCTGCTAGCAATTGTCCTGATTTGATTGAAACTTTACATGGTATGGGATATCGTTTCAACCCTAATTTATGA
- the menB gene encoding 1,4-dihydroxy-2-naphthoyl-CoA synthase, with the protein MQVEWQTVKTYEDILYHKMDGIAKITINRPHKRNAFRPKTVFELYDAFCDAREDRNIGVVLFTGAGPHTDGKYAFCAGGDQSVRGTAGYVGDDGVPRLNVLDLQRLIRSMPKVVIALVAGYAIGGGHVLHLICDLTIAADNAIFGQTGPKVGSFDGGFGASYLARIVGQKKAREIWFLCRQYDANQALEMGLVNCVVPVAGLEAEGIKWAQEILEKSPIAIRCLKAAFNADCDGQAGLQELAGNATLLYYMTEEGAEGKQAFLEKRKPDFRQYPWLP; encoded by the coding sequence ATGCAAGTTGAATGGCAAACAGTCAAAACTTACGAAGACATTCTTTATCACAAAATGGACGGGATAGCCAAAATTACGATTAATCGTCCTCATAAACGTAATGCTTTCCGACCAAAAACTGTTTTTGAACTTTACGATGCTTTTTGTGATGCCCGTGAGGATAGAAATATTGGCGTAGTACTTTTTACGGGTGCAGGGCCGCATACTGATGGGAAATATGCTTTTTGTGCAGGTGGCGATCAAAGCGTGCGGGGTACTGCGGGTTATGTTGGCGATGATGGTGTACCGCGATTAAATGTGTTAGATTTGCAACGTTTAATTCGATCGATGCCGAAGGTTGTGATTGCTTTGGTGGCGGGATATGCGATCGGTGGTGGTCACGTTTTACATTTGATTTGCGATTTAACAATTGCGGCTGATAATGCGATTTTTGGTCAAACAGGGCCGAAAGTAGGAAGTTTTGATGGCGGTTTTGGTGCTAGTTATTTAGCGAGAATTGTGGGACAGAAAAAAGCTAGAGAAATTTGGTTTTTGTGTCGGCAATATGATGCGAATCAAGCATTAGAAATGGGGTTAGTTAATTGTGTGGTTCCGGTTGCAGGGTTGGAAGCGGAAGGAATTAAATGGGCACAGGAGATCTTGGAAAAAAGTCCGATCGCAATTCGCTGTTTAAAAGCTGCTTTCAATGCTGATTGTGACGGACAAGCAGGGTTACAAGAACTCGCCGGAAATGCCACGTTACTTTATTATATGACCGAAGAAGGAGCCGAAGGAAAACAAGCATTTTTAGAAAAACGTAAACCAGATTTTCGTCAATATCCCTGGCTACCATAA
- a CDS encoding M20 metallopeptidase family protein: MISSLPYSPSIDLSRIRLEIRQLQPQLVAWRRSIHERPELAFQEKLTSEFIAKKLTEWGIEHQTGIAQTGIVAIIKGEKFSSEVSEKTKVLAIRADMDALPIKEENEVSYRSQHEGIMHACGHDGHTAIALGTAYFLQEHRQNFTGIVKIIFQPAEEGPGGAKPMIEAEVLKNPDVDAIVGLHLWNVLPMGTVGVRTGALMAATEAFSCTIFGKGGHGAMPHQTVDSILVASQIVNNLQTIVSRNVNPIDSAVITIGKFQAGSAFNVIADKAELGGTVRYFNPAVGEMLPQKLEQMIAGVCQAYGASYKLDYRKQYPATINDPGIAELVRSVAVNVVETPLGIIPECQTMGAEDMSFFLQEVPGCYFFLGSANPNLNLAFPHHHPRFDFDETVLGMGVEIFVRCVEKYFSENW, translated from the coding sequence ATGATATCCTCATTACCCTATTCTCCGAGCATAGATTTGTCTCGAATTCGCCTAGAAATTCGACAATTACAGCCTCAACTTGTGGCATGGCGCAGAAGCATACACGAACGTCCTGAACTTGCCTTTCAGGAAAAACTAACATCAGAATTTATTGCAAAAAAGTTAACTGAATGGGGAATTGAACATCAAACTGGGATTGCACAGACAGGTATTGTAGCGATTATTAAGGGGGAAAAGTTTAGTTCAGAAGTATCTGAAAAAACTAAAGTTTTAGCTATTCGTGCGGATATGGATGCTTTACCGATTAAAGAAGAAAATGAGGTGAGTTATCGATCGCAACATGAAGGCATTATGCACGCTTGCGGACATGATGGACATACAGCTATTGCATTAGGAACAGCTTATTTTCTTCAGGAACATCGACAAAATTTTACCGGAATAGTAAAAATTATTTTCCAACCCGCTGAAGAAGGGCCAGGTGGTGCAAAACCAATGATTGAAGCGGAAGTATTAAAAAATCCTGATGTTGATGCGATCGTTGGTTTACATTTGTGGAATGTCTTACCAATGGGGACAGTAGGTGTACGAACTGGTGCATTAATGGCAGCTACTGAAGCATTTAGTTGCACAATTTTTGGTAAAGGTGGACATGGGGCAATGCCTCATCAAACAGTTGATTCAATATTAGTTGCTTCCCAAATAGTTAATAATTTACAAACTATTGTGTCCCGCAATGTTAATCCTATTGATTCGGCAGTAATAACAATAGGTAAATTCCAAGCTGGTAGCGCATTTAATGTCATAGCAGACAAAGCTGAACTTGGCGGTACAGTACGTTATTTTAACCCTGCTGTTGGCGAAATGTTACCCCAAAAACTTGAACAAATGATTGCTGGAGTTTGCCAAGCTTATGGTGCTTCATACAAATTAGATTATCGCAAACAATATCCAGCAACAATTAACGATCCAGGTATTGCGGAATTAGTTAGGTCTGTAGCAGTAAATGTTGTGGAAACTCCTTTAGGAATAATACCGGAATGTCAAACAATGGGTGCAGAAGATATGTCTTTCTTTCTGCAAGAAGTTCCAGGTTGTTATTTCTTTTTGGGTTCAGCTAATCCCAATTTAAATTTAGCTTTTCCCCATCATCACCCCAGATTTGATTTTGATGAAACTGTGTTAGGAATGGGTGTGGAAATTTTTGTACGTTGTGTGGAAAAGTATTTTTCTGAAAATTGGTAA
- a CDS encoding tetratricopeptide repeat protein: MVASHKFSQTGVEQTDTYQALHKQGSLLLDKGNYQEALTYFDRLLELNPDNQQAWAFRGAVLIFLERYTEALSSCDRALLLNPKDSETWVMRGVALQRLNRYKQAYNSYDRALNIERKPILKQLFQPILSLIKRLRR, translated from the coding sequence ATGGTAGCCTCTCACAAATTTTCTCAAACAGGCGTTGAGCAAACAGATACATATCAGGCGTTGCACAAACAGGGCAGTTTATTGTTGGATAAAGGCAATTATCAAGAAGCACTTACATATTTCGATCGGCTTTTAGAACTGAATCCTGACAATCAACAAGCTTGGGCATTTCGAGGCGCAGTTTTGATTTTTCTCGAAAGATATACCGAAGCATTGTCAAGTTGCGATCGCGCTTTACTCCTCAACCCAAAAGATTCCGAAACCTGGGTAATGCGCGGAGTTGCATTACAGCGTCTCAACCGTTATAAACAAGCATATAATAGTTACGATCGCGCATTAAATATCGAAAGAAAACCAATCTTAAAACAACTATTTCAGCCCATCTTATCCTTAATTAAACGGCTTAGAAGATAG